From Streptosporangium album, the proteins below share one genomic window:
- a CDS encoding GvpL/GvpF family gas vesicle protein, translating into MTEVGTYVYAITREAGGSPPADLTGVGGAPVRTVEHAGLVAYVSTVPLEEFGEEPLRRSLEDLDWIGATARAHHHVVESVAETVPTAPVRLVTVYSSEEQVSDLLARRHDDFVAVLSRVVGRREWGVKAYAARETAPPPAEEEPTGGDGPGTAYLKRRQASLHSREDAWRHTAAQAERVHTTLADVAVASLRQRPQDPELSGRTESMVLNGAYLVDDDRVGEFTAALDALREREIDLELTGPWAPYSFTALDLDTAGPEAPDAP; encoded by the coding sequence GTGACTGAGGTCGGCACATACGTCTACGCGATCACACGTGAGGCGGGCGGTTCCCCCCCGGCGGATCTGACGGGTGTGGGAGGAGCACCGGTGAGGACGGTCGAGCACGCCGGCCTCGTCGCGTATGTGAGCACCGTTCCCCTGGAGGAGTTCGGGGAGGAGCCGCTGCGACGCTCGCTGGAGGATCTGGACTGGATCGGGGCCACGGCCCGCGCCCACCATCACGTCGTGGAGTCCGTGGCGGAGACGGTTCCGACGGCCCCCGTCCGGCTCGTGACCGTCTACAGCAGCGAGGAACAGGTGAGTGACCTGCTGGCCCGGCGGCACGACGACTTCGTCGCGGTGCTCTCCCGTGTCGTCGGACGCAGGGAGTGGGGTGTCAAGGCGTACGCGGCGCGGGAGACGGCGCCTCCCCCGGCCGAGGAGGAGCCCACCGGAGGGGACGGTCCCGGCACCGCCTACCTGAAACGCCGGCAGGCGAGCCTGCACAGCCGCGAGGACGCGTGGCGTCACACGGCCGCCCAGGCCGAGCGCGTCCACACCACGTTGGCCGACGTCGCCGTCGCGAGCCTGCGCCAACGCCCCCAGGACCCGGAGCTGTCGGGCCGCACCGAGTCGATGGTGCTCAACGGCGCCTACCTTGTCGACGACGACCGCGTCGGCGAGTTCACCGCCGCCCTCGACGCTCTCCGCGAGCGGGAAATCGATCTGGAGCTCACCGGTCCGTGGGCCCCTTACTCCTTCACCGCCCTCGATCTCGACACGGCCGGGCCGGAGGCGCCCGATGCCCCCTAG
- the gvpJ gene encoding gas vesicle protein GvpJ encodes MTIVQSSEGGAASRRSSSSLADVIDTILDKGIVIDAYIRVSLVGIELLTIDVRIVVASVDTYLRFAEAVNRLDLTQTGGKGLPEVMEGMTQGVSKSKTKGITQGVVEAAGEKLRDLVGDSDEPEEDHEPVPRRHRRREE; translated from the coding sequence ATGACCATCGTGCAATCTTCGGAAGGCGGGGCAGCCAGTCGTAGGTCTTCATCGAGCCTGGCCGACGTCATCGACACGATCCTCGACAAGGGCATCGTGATCGACGCCTACATCAGGGTCTCACTGGTCGGGATCGAACTCCTGACGATCGACGTGCGCATCGTCGTGGCCAGCGTCGACACCTACCTGCGTTTCGCGGAGGCCGTCAACCGGCTGGATCTCACGCAGACCGGCGGAAAGGGCCTGCCGGAGGTCATGGAGGGCATGACGCAGGGCGTGAGCAAGTCGAAGACCAAGGGCATCACCCAGGGCGTGGTGGAAGCGGCCGGGGAGAAACTGCGCGACCTCGTCGGCGATTCCGATGAGCCCGAGGAAGATCACGAACCGGTCCCCCGCCGGCATCGGAGGCGGGAGGAATGA
- a CDS encoding gas vesicle protein K: protein MEGAGPAPETRRRDTAGGNTAPPDTPRSDTAPPDTAQSNAARPDTPQPGRARPDTSRSSRWRIDTDSEKVERDLTCLVLTLVELVRQLVERQCVRRMEQGDLSDEQIEALGTTLMRLEEAMTELRERFDLSPSDLNLDLGPLGTLLPTD from the coding sequence GTGGAAGGCGCGGGCCCGGCCCCGGAGACGCGGCGGCGCGACACCGCGGGAGGGAACACGGCGCCGCCCGACACACCGCGGTCGGACACGGCACCGCCGGACACAGCACAGTCGAATGCGGCGCGGCCGGACACGCCACAACCAGGCAGGGCGCGGCCGGACACGTCGCGGTCGAGCCGCTGGCGCATCGACACCGACTCGGAGAAGGTCGAGCGTGATCTGACCTGCCTGGTGCTCACCCTCGTCGAGCTCGTCCGCCAGCTGGTGGAGCGGCAGTGCGTGCGGCGGATGGAGCAGGGCGACCTGTCCGACGAGCAGATCGAGGCGCTGGGGACGACGCTGATGCGCCTCGAGGAGGCCATGACCGAGCTGCGCGAGCGCTTCGATCTGTCCCCGTCCGATCTCAACCTCGACCTCGGACCGCTCGGGACGCTCCTGCCCACGGACTGA
- a CDS encoding gas vesicle protein GvpG yields the protein MELFTMIFGLPFAPIQGLIKLGELVQDQVDLETRHPAAVRRRLEELEEARLSGEITEEEEAEAVEQVLEQMTAQQDLPGIAMPSRGGEEEDEGG from the coding sequence ATGGAGCTATTCACCATGATCTTCGGCCTGCCGTTCGCTCCGATCCAAGGGTTGATCAAACTCGGTGAGCTGGTGCAGGACCAAGTCGACCTCGAGACCCGGCACCCCGCGGCGGTCCGGCGCCGGTTGGAGGAGTTGGAGGAGGCCCGGCTCTCCGGCGAGATCACCGAGGAGGAGGAGGCCGAAGCGGTGGAACAGGTCCTCGAACAGATGACGGCCCAGCAGGACCTGCCCGGCATCGCCATGCCGAGCAGAGGCGGAGAAGAAGAGGACGAGGGGGGATGA
- a CDS encoding GvpL/GvpF family gas vesicle protein encodes MPGSTGKTRTAGTEEATRRKQSSGSYIYGIVPADVELSSDARGLGDPPGRIKLVRHGQIAALISEVTLDRPLGRPDDLIAHQQLLDGAAVEVPVLPLRFGAVVTGPKAVVDELLRPYHDEFLAALNELEGRVEYVVKGRYVEQAVIGEVLAENPEAARLREEIHGLPEEATWDARIRLGEVVGESVAAKREADTDMLVDALAPRSVAVVVREPTHEQDAVHVAFLVENGQEAEFKRIVKKFGKQWTDRVTLRLLGPLAPYDFVMTRRGDE; translated from the coding sequence ATGCCCGGTTCTACCGGAAAGACGCGGACCGCTGGGACGGAGGAAGCCACCCGGCGCAAGCAGAGCAGCGGTTCCTATATCTACGGCATCGTCCCGGCAGACGTCGAGCTTTCCTCCGACGCCCGCGGCCTAGGCGATCCACCGGGGCGGATCAAGCTGGTACGGCACGGCCAGATCGCCGCGCTGATCAGCGAGGTCACTCTGGACCGGCCGCTCGGCAGGCCGGACGACCTGATCGCCCATCAGCAACTGCTGGACGGCGCGGCGGTCGAGGTGCCCGTACTGCCGCTCCGCTTCGGAGCGGTGGTGACCGGCCCGAAGGCGGTCGTCGACGAGCTGCTCCGCCCGTATCACGACGAATTCCTGGCAGCCCTGAACGAGCTTGAGGGGCGGGTGGAGTACGTCGTCAAGGGACGCTACGTCGAGCAGGCGGTGATCGGCGAGGTTCTCGCGGAGAACCCCGAGGCCGCCCGGCTGCGCGAGGAGATTCACGGCCTGCCGGAGGAGGCGACGTGGGACGCGCGGATCCGGCTCGGAGAGGTGGTCGGCGAGTCCGTCGCGGCGAAGCGCGAGGCCGATACGGACATGCTGGTCGACGCCCTCGCTCCGCGGAGCGTCGCCGTCGTCGTACGTGAGCCGACCCATGAGCAGGACGCCGTGCACGTGGCATTCCTGGTCGAGAACGGCCAGGAGGCCGAGTTCAAGAGAATCGTCAAGAAGTTCGGCAAGCAGTGGACGGACCGGGTCACCCTGCGCCTGCTCGGTCCGCTGGCACCGTACGACTTCGTCATGACGCGGCGAGGGGATGAATGA
- a CDS encoding ABC transporter permease has product MSDVHGSGTALAGSPDGGSAAGYLSGRTLPLAVEAVRQFKRRRTLAMFGLLLALPWVLVIAFTFGAGSGQPGSTLRISDLATEGGLNFAAFALSVSVGFLLVVAVALFCGDTVASEASWSSLRYLLAAPIPRDRLLRQKLIVAMGYSAAAVICLPLMALLAGTVAFGWNDVRVPGTGETIAALDVLPRFGIVILYALISQFVVAALAFLLSVSTDSPLGAVGGAVGPVIVSNILQAVEALGPLREFLPTFWNTAWLDALAPQPDYGGMIKGVAVSITYSAVLVAVAFRRFRRRDVVS; this is encoded by the coding sequence ATGAGTGACGTCCACGGCTCCGGTACGGCTCTCGCCGGCTCTCCGGACGGCGGTTCGGCGGCCGGCTACCTGTCCGGACGCACGCTGCCGCTGGCGGTGGAGGCCGTCCGCCAGTTCAAGCGGCGCCGCACGCTGGCCATGTTCGGCCTGCTGCTCGCGCTGCCGTGGGTCCTGGTGATCGCGTTCACGTTCGGCGCCGGGTCCGGCCAGCCGGGCTCCACGCTGCGCATCTCCGACCTGGCGACCGAGGGGGGCCTGAACTTCGCCGCGTTCGCGCTGTCGGTGTCGGTCGGCTTCCTGCTGGTCGTCGCGGTGGCGCTGTTCTGCGGCGACACCGTGGCCAGCGAGGCGAGCTGGTCGTCGTTGCGCTACCTGCTGGCCGCTCCCATCCCCCGCGACCGGCTGCTGCGGCAGAAACTGATCGTCGCCATGGGCTACTCGGCGGCCGCGGTGATCTGCCTGCCGCTGATGGCTCTGCTGGCCGGGACTGTCGCGTTCGGCTGGAACGACGTCCGGGTGCCCGGTACCGGCGAGACCATCGCCGCGCTGGACGTTTTGCCCCGTTTCGGGATTGTGATCCTCTATGCCCTGATCAGCCAGTTCGTGGTCGCCGCACTGGCCTTCCTGCTCTCGGTCAGCACCGACTCCCCGCTCGGCGCGGTCGGCGGGGCGGTCGGCCCGGTGATCGTGAGCAACATCCTGCAGGCGGTGGAGGCGCTCGGCCCGCTCCGGGAGTTCCTTCCGACCTTCTGGAACACGGCCTGGCTGGACGCTCTGGCGCCGCAGCCCGACTATGGCGGCATGATCAAGGGCGTCGCCGTGTCGATCACCTACTCGGCCGTCCTGGTCGCCGTCGCCTTCCGCCGCTTCCGACGCAGGGACGTCGTTTCTTAG
- a CDS encoding SRPBCC family protein, giving the protein MAEESRAQPAEEAGPALPIDQLTQELRNLAEALGERILSSATDKIGGLTERLTDYVGSGGTDLLGAITGSSKHPMAAGLKGVAKMAGGGLLKKITRGGKSGKSKKLKLTNIVEALDVGAPRRLVYNQWTQFEDFPSFMKKVEGLDQETDEKTRWKAQIFLSHRTWEATIIEQVPDRHIIWRSKGAKGYVDGAVTFHEVTPDMTRILLVLEYHPQGLFERTGNIWRAQGRRVRLEFKHFQRHVMTQTLLHPHDVEGWRGEIRDSQVVKDHETALKEEQEQQEQEQEPQDEEEPREEGIEEQEEELEEGEQDEEEPEEEEEEEPEEEPRARRPVRRRRDTETGGDRPPPRPARRRAGTRGA; this is encoded by the coding sequence ATGGCCGAGGAATCCCGGGCTCAGCCGGCGGAGGAAGCCGGCCCCGCACTCCCCATCGACCAGCTCACCCAGGAACTGCGGAACCTCGCCGAGGCACTCGGGGAGCGGATCCTGTCATCGGCGACCGACAAGATCGGCGGTCTGACCGAGCGGCTGACCGACTATGTCGGCAGCGGTGGAACGGACCTCCTGGGAGCGATCACCGGATCATCGAAGCACCCGATGGCGGCCGGGCTCAAGGGGGTGGCCAAGATGGCCGGGGGCGGCCTGCTCAAGAAGATCACCAGGGGTGGCAAGAGCGGTAAGAGCAAGAAGCTCAAGCTGACCAACATCGTCGAGGCGCTCGACGTGGGTGCCCCACGCAGGCTCGTCTACAACCAGTGGACCCAGTTCGAGGACTTCCCCAGCTTCATGAAGAAGGTCGAGGGCCTCGACCAGGAGACCGACGAGAAGACGAGGTGGAAGGCCCAGATCTTCTTGTCGCACCGGACCTGGGAGGCGACGATCATCGAGCAGGTGCCCGACCGGCACATCATCTGGCGCTCCAAGGGGGCCAAGGGCTACGTCGACGGTGCCGTGACCTTCCACGAGGTCACCCCCGACATGACCCGGATCCTGCTCGTGCTGGAGTACCACCCGCAGGGACTCTTCGAGAGGACCGGCAACATCTGGCGGGCGCAGGGCCGGCGGGTACGCCTGGAGTTCAAGCACTTCCAGCGGCACGTCATGACGCAGACGCTGCTGCACCCCCACGATGTCGAGGGCTGGCGTGGCGAGATACGCGACAGCCAGGTCGTCAAGGACCACGAGACCGCCCTCAAGGAGGAGCAGGAGCAGCAAGAGCAGGAGCAGGAGCCGCAGGACGAGGAAGAGCCGAGGGAGGAGGGGATCGAGGAGCAGGAGGAGGAGCTGGAAGAGGGAGAGCAGGACGAGGAGGAGCCCGAGGAAGAGGAAGAAGAGGAGCCCGAGGAGGAGCCCCGGGCGAGACGCCCGGTACGTCGGCGCCGCGACACGGAGACGGGCGGCGACAGGCCACCTCCGCGCCCCGCCCGCCGCCGGGCCGGCACCCGAGGCGCATGA
- a CDS encoding gas vesicle protein GvpO produces the protein MPVKRGTRDKRATETESSDDLYEEDEDETYDEEEEDDFEDEDDFEEEDEPPEDTRRASRRSRALSAVTAGKAGLRHISDLTSKEVEGVTFVRPTEDGWQVGVEVVEDRRIPSSGDILALYEVEMDQEGNLLSYHRTRRYKRGSGDNCGAS, from the coding sequence GTGCCGGTCAAACGCGGAACCCGCGACAAGCGCGCCACTGAGACGGAGTCCTCCGACGACCTCTACGAAGAGGACGAGGACGAGACGTACGACGAGGAGGAGGAGGACGACTTCGAGGACGAGGACGACTTCGAGGAGGAGGACGAGCCGCCGGAGGACACTCGGCGCGCGAGCCGGCGGTCACGCGCCCTCTCGGCGGTGACCGCGGGCAAGGCCGGGCTACGGCACATCAGCGACCTGACGTCGAAGGAGGTCGAGGGCGTCACCTTCGTACGGCCGACGGAGGACGGCTGGCAGGTCGGGGTCGAGGTCGTCGAAGACCGCCGGATCCCGTCCTCGGGAGACATCCTCGCGCTCTACGAGGTGGAGATGGACCAGGAGGGGAACCTGCTGTCCTACCACAGGACGCGGCGTTACAAGCGCGGCAGTGGCGACAACTGTGGAGCGTCGTGA
- a CDS encoding ATP-binding protein codes for MATPSGWRRDGNLPNELTSFVGRTRLLTTLRQRLREHRLVTVTGIGGVGKSRTALRIAHLMRGQFKDGIWFADLARLQDSGMVRHTITSALGIADQSSRSADETLIEWLGDREILLIIDTCEHLVDACASLFEDLLTSAGGLTILATSRQSLNAQGEHTVTIPPLAVPGDVPGEDVFSNEAVQLFAARACAVVPTFMLDEQNIGPVAELCRRLDGIPLAIELTAVRMRALSVEQILGLLTDRFSLLAGASRTALPRHQTLRAAIGWSHELCEPAERLLWARLSVFAGDFELDAARYVCSGDNLPSEDILDLISSLVEKSILLSDGTVSGHRYRLIDTLRQYGEEWLEKLGETAAVRERHRDYYMQLAKRSEDAWSGGRQVYWYVRMRHEHDNVRVALDYCLRDPSQVQAGLKLLSSLWFMWVACGLAREGKVYLEKTLELTPQPSPERCKALWVLSYIHSAQGNIAGAIDAAEKCSSDAVRVGDSGAVILATKMLGTAAFLQGDLQKASALLGVAIEFHKSGRELNPGLLPSIVELSMVLLMQNDPAEAEVLLRDCIAVCTQRGELWLRSYAIYALASVHQAMGNTSEAMVNARESLRIKRQFHDVLGIGLAIEVVAKQALENGQPLLAARLMGAGHANWRTFGMPQMNSPFFNSEHDRCIKECRRVLGEQTYEETFSQGKKLNLEELIELALGDEEQDGPLSPMR; via the coding sequence ATGGCAACGCCATCAGGATGGCGGCGAGACGGCAATCTCCCCAACGAGCTGACCAGCTTCGTGGGACGCACCAGGTTGCTGACCACCCTCCGGCAACGGCTCCGTGAGCACCGTCTGGTCACCGTGACCGGCATCGGCGGTGTCGGCAAGTCCCGGACGGCGCTGCGTATCGCGCATCTGATGCGCGGGCAGTTCAAGGACGGCATCTGGTTCGCCGACCTGGCGCGGCTACAGGACTCCGGGATGGTCCGGCACACGATCACCTCTGCGCTCGGGATCGCCGACCAGTCCTCCCGCTCGGCGGACGAGACGCTGATCGAGTGGCTGGGCGACCGCGAGATCCTCCTGATCATCGACACGTGCGAGCACCTGGTCGACGCCTGCGCCTCGCTCTTCGAGGACCTGCTGACCAGCGCCGGCGGTCTGACCATCCTGGCGACCAGCCGCCAGTCGCTGAACGCCCAGGGTGAGCACACGGTCACCATCCCGCCGCTGGCCGTCCCCGGCGACGTGCCGGGGGAAGACGTCTTCAGCAACGAGGCGGTGCAGCTCTTCGCCGCGCGGGCGTGCGCGGTGGTGCCCACCTTCATGCTGGACGAGCAGAACATCGGCCCGGTGGCCGAGCTCTGCCGCCGCCTGGACGGCATCCCGCTCGCCATCGAGCTGACCGCGGTCCGGATGCGCGCGCTGTCGGTGGAGCAGATCCTCGGTCTGCTGACCGACCGGTTCAGCCTCCTCGCGGGCGCCAGCCGTACGGCGTTGCCCCGCCACCAGACGCTGCGCGCCGCGATCGGCTGGAGCCACGAGCTGTGCGAGCCCGCGGAGCGGCTCCTGTGGGCACGGCTGTCGGTCTTCGCCGGTGACTTCGAGCTCGACGCCGCCCGCTACGTCTGCTCCGGGGATAACCTGCCCTCCGAAGACATTCTCGACCTCATCTCCAGCCTGGTGGAGAAGTCCATCCTGCTGAGCGACGGCACGGTCTCGGGTCACCGCTACCGGCTGATCGACACCCTGCGCCAGTACGGCGAGGAGTGGCTGGAGAAGCTCGGCGAGACCGCAGCGGTCCGGGAGAGACACCGCGACTACTACATGCAGCTGGCCAAGAGGAGCGAGGACGCCTGGTCCGGCGGCCGCCAGGTCTACTGGTACGTCCGGATGCGCCACGAGCACGACAACGTCCGCGTGGCCCTGGACTACTGCCTGCGCGACCCCTCGCAGGTGCAGGCGGGGCTGAAACTCCTGTCCTCCCTGTGGTTCATGTGGGTGGCCTGCGGGCTGGCCCGTGAGGGCAAGGTCTATCTGGAGAAGACCCTGGAGCTGACGCCCCAGCCGAGCCCGGAACGGTGCAAGGCGCTGTGGGTGCTCTCCTACATCCACAGCGCGCAGGGCAACATCGCGGGGGCCATCGACGCGGCCGAGAAGTGCAGTTCGGACGCCGTCCGGGTGGGCGACTCCGGGGCGGTCATCCTGGCCACCAAGATGCTCGGCACCGCCGCGTTCCTCCAGGGCGACCTGCAGAAGGCCAGTGCGCTGCTGGGCGTCGCGATCGAGTTCCACAAGAGCGGCCGGGAGCTCAACCCGGGGTTGCTCCCCTCGATCGTCGAGCTGTCGATGGTGCTGCTCATGCAGAACGACCCGGCCGAGGCCGAGGTGCTGCTGCGCGACTGCATCGCGGTCTGCACCCAGCGCGGCGAGCTGTGGCTGCGCTCCTACGCCATATACGCGCTGGCCAGTGTCCACCAGGCGATGGGCAACACTTCGGAGGCCATGGTCAACGCGCGCGAGTCGCTGCGGATCAAGCGTCAGTTCCACGACGTGCTCGGCATCGGTCTGGCGATCGAGGTGGTCGCCAAGCAGGCGCTGGAGAACGGGCAGCCGCTGCTCGCGGCACGGCTGATGGGTGCCGGGCACGCGAACTGGCGCACCTTCGGGATGCCCCAGATGAACTCGCCGTTCTTCAACTCGGAGCATGACCGGTGCATCAAGGAGTGCAGGCGCGTCCTCGGCGAGCAGACGTACGAGGAGACGTTCTCCCAGGGCAAGAAGCTGAACCTGGAGGAGTTGATCGAGCTCGCACTCGGCGACGAGGAGCAGGACGGCCCGCTCTCCCCGATGCGCTGA
- a CDS encoding alpha/beta fold hydrolase translates to MNLAGRSSTWVAVVAVLVIGVATWLLWPSAPQVRVQDQKITVLDGPGGDQRVTLDTSFFPPAGGGRAPAVLLAHGFGGSKQSVRAAAVRLAQEGYAVLTWSARGFGQSTGQIALNSPDYEVKDVRQLVDWMARRPEVQLDAAGDPRVGIAGGSYGGAIALMAAAYDGRIDAIVPQITWYDLADALFPDAAGRGPQNGVFKRMWAGLFFSRGGPTPEAGLGGVGGPGGRAAPPATPPATPPTAQEIRCGRFLPEICDMYQQVAQTGRATPGAIETLRRASPISVPGKIRIPTLLLQGQRDSLFPLGQADANAKAVAATGAPVGVAWFDGGHDGGNGEVDWIHERTLGWFDRYLKKDTGTDLAGSPFTVTRDGGRDPGTRRPVQLHATADGYPGLGGTARTTVPLTGTDQQVANPPGGSPASISAVPGFGALAGGAGNLSVSIDMPGQSATFDSALLAAPLQVTGSSTVKVRVHSEETSADGGTGPGEVTLFAKLYDVAGDTQAPLLPESLAAPVRIALPEGGTGEAVVSLPAIDHRFDVGHRLRVAFTTTDLGYNTPSAPAVYTVGLVSQAVSVPTDAALRTPAGGPAWWTWALPLASLVIAGVLLLTGRRRGEYGHAPAPDAVPLRIDGLTKAYRNGELAVNDLSFTVEQGQVLGLLGPNGAGKTTTMRMMMGLIHPDAGEIRIFGRRVVPGAPVLSRLGSFVEGPGFLPHLTGRANLELYWKATGRPAQDAHFAEALEIAGLGGALERTVRTYSQGMRQRLAIAQAMLGLPDLLVLDEPANGLDPPQIREMRRVLISYAARGRTVIVSSHLLAEVEQTCSHVVVMHRGRLITAGPVSELLRGRTSANGSGTRLEDVFLDLIGEKA, encoded by the coding sequence ATGAATCTTGCGGGGAGGTCGTCCACCTGGGTCGCGGTGGTCGCCGTGCTGGTCATCGGGGTCGCGACCTGGCTGCTGTGGCCGTCCGCGCCACAGGTCCGCGTCCAGGACCAGAAGATCACTGTCCTTGACGGGCCCGGCGGCGACCAGCGGGTCACGCTCGACACGAGTTTCTTCCCCCCCGCCGGGGGTGGCAGGGCACCGGCGGTGCTGCTCGCGCACGGTTTCGGCGGCAGCAAACAGAGCGTCCGGGCCGCAGCGGTACGGCTGGCACAGGAGGGTTACGCCGTGCTGACCTGGTCGGCACGGGGCTTCGGCCAATCCACCGGCCAGATCGCACTCAACTCCCCCGACTACGAGGTCAAGGACGTCCGCCAGCTCGTCGACTGGATGGCCAGGCGGCCCGAGGTCCAGCTCGACGCGGCCGGCGACCCTCGGGTGGGCATCGCGGGCGGCTCGTACGGCGGGGCGATCGCGCTGATGGCCGCCGCCTACGACGGCAGGATCGACGCGATCGTCCCCCAGATCACCTGGTATGACCTGGCCGACGCGCTGTTCCCCGACGCAGCCGGCCGGGGGCCGCAGAACGGCGTGTTCAAGCGGATGTGGGCGGGGCTGTTCTTCAGCCGGGGCGGCCCGACGCCCGAGGCGGGGCTGGGCGGGGTGGGCGGACCAGGTGGACGTGCCGCTCCGCCCGCCACGCCGCCCGCCACGCCGCCGACCGCGCAGGAGATCCGGTGCGGCCGGTTCCTCCCGGAGATATGCGACATGTATCAGCAGGTGGCCCAGACCGGCCGGGCGACCCCGGGCGCGATCGAGACCCTGCGCAGGGCCAGCCCGATCTCCGTACCAGGGAAGATCAGGATTCCGACGCTGCTGCTCCAGGGACAGCGCGACTCGCTGTTCCCCCTGGGGCAGGCGGACGCCAACGCCAAGGCCGTCGCCGCGACCGGCGCCCCTGTCGGCGTGGCCTGGTTCGACGGCGGCCACGACGGCGGCAACGGCGAGGTCGACTGGATCCACGAGCGGACCCTCGGCTGGTTCGACCGCTACCTGAAGAAGGACACCGGCACCGACCTCGCGGGCAGCCCGTTCACCGTCACCCGCGACGGCGGCAGGGACCCGGGGACCCGCCGCCCGGTCCAGCTGCACGCCACCGCGGACGGCTATCCCGGTCTGGGCGGCACCGCCCGGACCACGGTGCCGCTCACCGGCACGGACCAGCAGGTGGCCAACCCGCCGGGCGGGTCCCCCGCCTCGATCTCCGCGGTCCCCGGCTTCGGCGCTCTCGCGGGTGGCGCGGGGAACCTGAGCGTGTCCATCGACATGCCGGGCCAGAGCGCCACCTTCGACTCCGCGCTGCTGGCCGCCCCGCTGCAGGTCACCGGCAGCTCCACCGTGAAGGTACGGGTGCACTCGGAGGAGACCTCCGCCGACGGGGGCACCGGCCCGGGCGAGGTGACGCTGTTCGCCAAGCTCTACGACGTGGCCGGGGACACCCAGGCGCCGCTCCTGCCCGAGTCGCTCGCCGCTCCCGTCAGGATCGCCCTTCCCGAAGGCGGCACCGGCGAGGCCGTGGTCAGCCTGCCGGCCATCGATCACCGCTTCGACGTCGGGCACCGGCTGCGCGTCGCCTTCACCACCACCGATCTGGGGTACAACACCCCCTCCGCTCCGGCCGTCTACACGGTCGGCCTGGTCTCGCAGGCCGTGAGCGTGCCGACCGACGCCGCCCTGCGGACCCCCGCCGGCGGGCCCGCCTGGTGGACCTGGGCACTGCCGCTGGCCTCCCTCGTCATCGCGGGAGTCCTGCTGCTCACCGGACGCCGGCGCGGCGAGTACGGCCACGCCCCCGCCCCGGACGCCGTACCCCTGCGGATCGACGGCCTGACCAAGGCCTACCGCAACGGCGAGCTGGCGGTGAACGACCTCTCCTTCACCGTCGAGCAGGGCCAGGTGCTCGGCCTGCTCGGCCCCAACGGGGCGGGCAAGACCACCACCATGCGCATGATGATGGGCCTGATCCACCCCGACGCGGGCGAGATCCGGATCTTCGGCCGCCGGGTCGTCCCCGGCGCCCCGGTCCTGTCCCGGCTGGGCTCCTTCGTCGAGGGCCCCGGTTTCCTGCCGCACCTGACCGGCCGGGCCAACCTGGAGCTCTACTGGAAGGCGACGGGCCGTCCCGCGCAGGACGCCCACTTCGCCGAGGCCCTGGAGATCGCCGGGCTCGGCGGAGCGCTGGAGCGCACCGTGCGGACTTACTCCCAGGGCATGCGCCAGCGTCTGGCCATCGCGCAGGCCATGCTCGGCCTGCCCGACCTGCTGGTCCTCGACGAGCCCGCCAACGGCCTCGACCCGCCCCAGATCCGCGAGATGCGCAGGGTCCTGATCTCCTATGCCGCGCGGGGCCGTACCGTCATCGTCTCCAGCCACCTGCTCGCCGAGGTGGAGCAGACCTGTAGCCACGTGGTGGTCATGCACCGGGGCCGCCTCATCACCGCCGGCCCGGTGAGCGAACTGCTGCGCGGCCGTACCTCCGCCAACGGCTCGGGCACCCGCCTGGAGGACGTGTTCCTGGACCTGATCGGAGAGAAAGCATGA
- a CDS encoding gas vesicle protein, with product MPPRISRGAAPAAEGRLPPQRVALVDLLDRLLAGGVVVSGDIVLSIADIDLVRISLRLLIMSVRENETAGWEPTTERETRYEPVWK from the coding sequence ATGCCCCCTAGGATCTCGCGAGGCGCCGCGCCGGCCGCCGAGGGGCGTCTTCCCCCGCAGCGCGTGGCACTCGTCGACCTGCTGGACCGGCTGCTGGCCGGTGGCGTCGTCGTGAGCGGGGACATCGTCCTGTCCATCGCCGACATCGATCTCGTGCGCATCTCGCTACGCCTGCTGATCATGTCCGTCCGGGAAAACGAGACGGCCGGGTGGGAGCCCACGACGGAGCGGGAGACCCGGTATGAACCGGTCTGGAAGTGA
- a CDS encoding gas vesicle protein, translating into MTNPARSGYTSPQGYGRGAPSGGGSANLADILERVLDRGVVIVGDIRVNLLDIELLTIKLRLLIASVDTARELGIDWWERDPWLSAQDGELEEENRRLRERFAVAEGRRAGRRPLDAREKASGAREETSGERSPRGRERGD; encoded by the coding sequence ATGACCAATCCAGCACGGTCCGGTTACACCTCCCCACAGGGTTACGGCAGGGGGGCGCCCTCGGGGGGCGGGTCGGCCAACCTGGCCGACATCCTGGAGCGGGTGCTCGACAGAGGCGTGGTGATCGTAGGGGACATCCGCGTGAACCTGCTGGACATCGAGCTGCTCACGATCAAACTGCGGTTGCTGATCGCCTCGGTGGACACGGCGCGGGAGCTGGGCATCGACTGGTGGGAGCGCGATCCGTGGCTCAGCGCGCAGGACGGCGAACTGGAGGAGGAGAACCGCAGGCTCCGTGAGCGGTTCGCCGTCGCGGAGGGCCGCCGGGCGGGACGCCGGCCCCTCGATGCGCGGGAAAAGGCCTCCGGGGCTCGGGAGGAGACCTCCGGGGAGCGATCCCCCAGGGGGAGGGAGCGCGGTGACTGA